From Falco naumanni isolate bFalNau1 chromosome 4, bFalNau1.pat, whole genome shotgun sequence:
CTGCATTGTTtggaaaatcaaattaaatgatGCTAAGGGTTCTTTGTGGCCTGAGTTTACAAATGTTAAAACAGCTGGTAATGAAGGCAGAGTTCCTCACCTCATATTTTAgcatagaatatttttttttaaagaaatcctcCTCCTCTCAAGTAGTGTTTTTCCAGCAAGCATTTCTTCAGGCTGGTTGATATGGCAGTCCACTCTTTCAGTTTCCCGGGTACTTCAAACAGtgttcctatttttttttttttttttttttttactggaagcAAGCACTTGTGTGCTGAGCCAGATGTACAAACTGATTTAGTTTACTCTAAAATTGCTACtgtgccaagaaaaaaaaagatgaacttTCAGCTTTgtcctggtttgggctgggatggagttagcTTTCTTTTTAGTAGCATTAGTACTGGCATATGGGAGCATCCTGCTCTTTAGATTCATTCAAAGCAACTGCAGTGCTGTAGCCTTAAGCCTTCTaattctgctctgctttgaaTGATGGCTTTTGACTCCTGGCTTGTCCCTGGCATTGTCTAGTAGGAgtttaattttaactttgaaTATTGAAGTAGTTAAACTAGTAACTGTACATACCTTCTTATTCTTTCCTAGTTTTTGATGCTGTCTGAATGTGTATTGTGATTTAACATGCTTAACCACTCCTAAGCATGTAGAGGCTGGACTGGTAGTAGTTGTTTAAGGCTGTATCCATGTGGATTCTGTAGGCATTTGTATGAGCGAGTTCAAAAACCTTTTGATAATCATGGCTGAACAGGACTGTCTGTGCCTTGTATTACCTCTCTTATGAGGTCAAGAAAGGTGAAGCTAGGAAtaacatttcttccatttctttttgccAATTGTGTCAGAAAGACCAACCCTGGCTGCATATGATCTGCTTTGGTGTTTCTCTGAACTCTCTACGctcccttttccccttctgtctttgctttacCCCCTTCCTTcggcttttttcttttccccctaaTTCCACTTGCTGCTTGCATGGTTGTCCAAAAGGAAATCCAAAAGCTGTGGCAGGGTGCTGCATGAGGATTCCTTCTGCTTGACATCCTCAGGCCGTGTTGTAAAACCATGCAGCTGTTTTACGGTGACATTGTCTCATCTGCCAGATGTTATCCTCAATATCTACAAATTCCAGGTAGAGCATGTTTCAAGGGGCAGTCCCTTGTCACTTAGTCTATGCCAAGCCTCAGGTCTTGGGGTGGAAGCAAGGCTGGAGCTGGTAGCACTGTATTCTCAGCGTGCCTGACACCAGCagagaagagatgaaaaaaatctgctgacTTAGCATATAGTTGGTGCCAGTGCTTCAGCTCTCTGTGCTGTTCCTCTTGGTGCTGACCCTGGCAGAGGGTTCAAGTTCCTTATTGTTAGAAGTTaacaaatacatgcaaaagTGCAGTTTTGAGCACATGGTCTGTACGTCTCAGAGGCAGggtttgagaaaagaaaaagacaagctCAGTTGTCTCATTTCCAGATAAAGTCAAACTTCAGATTTGCATTTGATGGTCCCTACAATCCCCCTAGACTTCAGTGCTCCCAGTTTGCTAGAACTTCAACATAGCGTATGATACTGCTACACTGAGaagaatttttggttttttccagtggaaactTCTGTTCCTTCTGTGCCTCTAGCATAGCATTCTTTGGATACCTTGAAGTGGTGTGGAGAAGGACTCTCTGGAATTATACTACACTAAGACTGCTGTATTTATTGTGTTTATGTCTGGGAATGGGCCAGTTGCTAGTCCTACATTGCTGCATCATAGCTTTATTAGTCCACAGGGGCTTTCTTTCACTGTTCTGGaaatggcactttttttttcatgtctcagATGTCATGGGTCAAACTGGAAGTAACCGATACTTGTCCTTTGTCTGTTGCCCCTCAAGGAACCCTCATTCTCCTTGGACAAACTCTCTTCAGTAATTTGTCTGAAGTCCTTCTCaagaatgttctttttctttctaggtGTGCATGCACCCCCATAATGTGCTTTCAGATGTCGTAAACTACACATTATGGCTAATGGAGTGCTCCCATGCCTCAGGCTGCTGCCATGCAACCATGTTCTTCTCCATTTGCTTCTCCTTCCGTGCTGTCCTGGAGCTCTTTGACAGGCACGATGGCCTTCGCCGTCTGGTTAACTTGGTAAGGCTTGTAGTTTTACGTGGTGAACAGGGTTTTAGTGTCAGGTTTTGCACCCTTTATAGTGCAACTGTGGAGAATTCTattcttttgtttgatttctgctttgggttttttccctccttagTTCCCAAGAGATAGAGAGGTGGGGTGAGTTTTCTAAGCAATGTACATGTGGATCCCtttatctttattatttttcttattgttaAGATTATTATGCAGAGACTTGCTGCCCTTTGCGAGTTTTGTGGTGCAACTCCTGGGTTAAGCAGTACTTAAACAGTGGTGGCTTAGTGGTAGTTCAGATGTTTCTCACCATTCCACATACATGTGTGATATTGTCATGCACCCTTTTGGGTGCAGATAATTCCAGCCTTGTTCCAGGAGGGGTACAACTGTGTGTGTGCTGTGGTAACCACAGAACCTTATGAGCACAAATTATACCGCTAATGTACAAAAGCTGGTAAGTCTGCATGGTATTGCTGTGCAGTCCTAATAGTTTGGGTTATATCTGACTTGGGGACATCAGCGCTGCAGGGTGTAAGCACCCTTCGTGTTGTGTAATATAATGCCTAATAGTATTAGGCACAACGCTGCCTCCAGATCAACGCTCTAACTTGtggatttctttcttcataGATAGGGAAGGGGGGAGTGGTTCTTTTTAGACTTACTATTTATCCATGCAGACAGCCTTTTCTGTTCAGACAGTTTTTGTCATCTCTCAGTGTGCTTGTATGTCTTGTGCTTGTATGTCTTGTGTAGCAAAGCAAGTTTGAGTTTAGTGCAAGTGCAGCTGAGAATTGtaggtgctttttttcctgaaaagtgagctaatgaaactttttttcccttttccctgacCCAACCTCTTTCTGAAGATAAGCACTCTTGAGATCTTAAACCTGGAAGACCAAGGAGCCCTCTTGAGTGATGATGAGATCTTTGCCAGTCGCCAGACTGGGAAACACACCTGCATGGCCTTGCGTAGATACTTTGAGGCTCACCTTGCTATCAAACTTGAACAGGTGAAGCAGTCACTCCAGCGCACTGAAGGTGGCATTCTGGTCCATCCGCAACCCCCCTACAAGGTGAGTAGTATGTTGCAAGCTTTTAACATTGTTGTTGCATTTTTCAAGCGAATCCAAGCTGCAGGCATATGTGGATGTTCTTTGAAGCCAGTGAGTGGAATAACTAGGCAGTGTGCAATGTATAGAAATAgggttggtttttatttgtacttttttcttgtcttgtgGAATGACACTgcagtagaaaaatacagaagagccTTTGAGGTTCAACTGAACTACATTAGATTGAGGTTCCTACTCATCTACTGTGGTTCCCTTTCCGTCTCGCAAAAACTGAAGTTAAAGGCAGGTTATTTTTGATACTTGTGGGTGTTTCTATGCTTTTTAATCTCTGAAAGGACAAAATCTGTGTGTACAGAAAAGGGCATAATGCCAAAAAACTTGGAAATAAGTTTGATTTGATAATGACAACTGAAATGTGCCTTTTGGAAGCTATTGTTTTTAGGAATGATCTGGGAGATTCTTGTGTTggccatgattttttttccctactttcTCCCtgcaaagtaattatttttttttaatttgtatttttaaacaaaccaaaccaaaatacttgAATTTTATGGCTGCTTGTTTTAAGGGAGCACGTTCACCTGTggtttctggtttattttatgATGGTTTTctagaagagctgaaaaaaggaaacataagggggtttttttgcttctgcaaaaaTTGCTTGTTTTCAGTAGCTAAAGAAATGTGTATAAGCTGTTGCcttgtgtaattaaaaaaaacacccgTTTATTGAAAGGCAAGCTTGTAAggaatttactttttcttcagtgtattTTGTAGTCAGAACTTAGAGACTGTAACTGAATAATTTTTGcagcctttttaaaatattttagcagaaaCTTATTTTGAGTGATGGTCTAGTGACTACTTAGATTAGTAGCTTTAAAGCAGCgtagaaatttaatttaatgtaacttttcttcttcttaaatTGGCCTAACCCCTTCTAGGACTGCAAAGAAacttaaaagatatttttcttaaggTTGTTATTGTATATCACagtcacaattttttttgtggctggggagtaaaacaaaaagaaattacttaatCTTTGTGGATGCAGTTTTCAGTTAAATCCCAACAGTGGAGGATGTGATGTGCGAGTTTGTAACCCTTGTGaactttttctgttgcttccaACTCACTTCCCTGCAGGCCTGTTCGTATACTCATGAGCAGATTGTAGAGATGATGGAGTTCCTGATTGAGTATGGCCCAGCACAGCTCTACTGGGAGCCAGCAGAGGTTTTTCTCAAATTGTCTTGCGTCCAGCTCATGCTTCAGCTCATTTCAATAGCATGCAACTGGAAGACGTACTACGCAAGGTGAGCTATTTGCTGTAGTACTGTATTTTAGTGCAGTAAGCTGTGACTCTTGGGCAGCACACTACATTTCTAGATTTTCTACCTCTCTGATAGCATTTCAAACAGGCATGTACTGGTTAGTGCTGTTAGGgcctgtgctgtggctgcacagTGCTTTTGAAAGTTAACACTGTGGAAAGCAGGACTAAAGTTTTGAGGTAGAAGGATGGATGTAATGAGACTTCGGAAGATGTAAAATGCCTCAGGCCTTTGGTTTCTGAGAAACCAGCATTATAGTACAGCTTAATCACAATTCTGTGCCACTTTCTgtctcagaatttttttacctttttgtcAGAGATAGGCTAGAAAACCTTCAAGCAGAGGGTGAAGTCAAAACATACCTTAATCCTGGAAAGAGGTGGAATGTTTGTTTGGGTGCTGACAAGGAGAGGAGGACATGGTGTATGACTTTATTGATTTGATGGTGGTAGAGTTTACTGAGCAGATAAAACTCTGCAAAGGAGTTGTGTGAATATGCAAGAAGCGAGCATTTGAGAGAGGACAAATGCTGAGGACTGTTACTCTGCATTGCTCAGGCTCATGTGCCTAGACTACACCACTAGCTGTTAAATTCAACCTGCTGGTAGAAGGACTCACCTTATGATGCCTCTTTTTAAGTTTCTGCCTTGTCTTGACTGCAGACAAGCTGTGGAGGTACCGTGATACTCTGTTATCTTTCTGTGGCaccttttccccccacctccctaccccaaaaaaatctgcagcacCCTTACTCTTACAAAAGAAAGGGAACTGCCACCAGGCTCTGATAGGTATTCCATTAGGATCCTGTCCCCAGTGCAAAAGGAGGATGGGTGCAAAGTTCCAGCCTCTGTTTATCCTAATAACCATCTGCTCACCAGAGTGCAGCTGTAGTCCTCTCTAGAGATATGTTCACTGGTGAGTCACTGTCTGCTATAACTAGTTGTCATCAGCAGTATTATCGTCACCAGGACTCCCaccttatttctgctttctacaAAAGCTCCTTGCCTAACTGAACTTGAAAGcctttgaaatctgtttttgcttctgcaatcccctgcctccctccccctctctcAGGTTTCACTCTGAGTAGTTTCTGTTCTCCTGTTTCTTAGTATCTACAGCTGTTTCCTAATTGCTACCTGGATTAACTCCTACTTTTCCATACAGGCTTGCAAgtgtttccccttttcttgCATTGGTCTGCTCTCCCACCTCCTACTTAACAGCCCTTATCACCTTCCACACACCTGTGTGTCTCTTAAACTGGTGCCTGTTGATGACTTTTTCCCTATCACAGTTGTCTGTTTTACTGCTAAACAGTTTCCCTTCACTTCAGAAAATCTTCCTGTTTGACCAGTGACAGAGTATTTTATGCAGCAGTGTTTCCCAGCTAGGATGTAGAGTTAGATTAGATTTGGAAGCTCAATTTAGAATGCTTTTCTGGATGTCTTaacattcttatttttataaatacagaattgcAGTGCTTTTAGAAGCCTGTGGGCCATGTGGGATTAATGTTGACAAactgcaggcagtgctgtgcaTGTGAGCACTGCCTTCTGTGGAGACCAGCCCTTTGAGTGGAACATTGTAAAATCAAAAGGGACCATAGAGTACATCAGATTTGACTGATTTACTCCTATTTTTTGGAGTAAAATTGATTGAATGCTATTTTATGTTATTGAGACAACTCTGTATGTACACCTCCAAGAAGTCCTTCTGTTGTTGTCTTCCAGGAATGACACAGTACGCTATGCTTTGGATGTACTAGCCATCCTGACTGTGGTTCCTAAAATCCAGTTGCAGCTGGCAGAACCTGTGGATGTGTTAGATGAAGCTGGATCTACTGTTTCCACTGTGGGTAAGCTGAATATGGTCCTGATGACTTACACGCTTCTCAATTGTCTTCTGCTACATGGTTTTTAGCTGGCTGTTTCTCACCTACAGTGAGACAAGggttaaaataattaatgtatttAGAGTTACTGTCAAGGttgaaaataaatgggaagGTAGACCATGGTTAAAATTGTGTTGTGATTAGCACTGTGGTTGGATTACCAATTTGAAGGCATGGTCTTTGACTTGCACTTGTTTTCAAGAGCTCATTAAATACAGATGGAGGCAAATCTCTTTTTGTAATGGGACTATTAGGTTCCCTCAGCTTCCCAGAAATGTAGGTCTCATGGGGATATGGCGTTTGAGAATACAGGAGAGGAACAATTATTGTTGTTTGAGTTATGCTCTAACTGGCTACCTGCAGATTCAATATGCAAATGATTGAGACGGCCTGGATCAGATCGAAGACTTGTACATTAACTGGAGCCTgacacttttaaagaaaataaaaataaaagattggTAGGGTACCAGTGGTAGGCACAAAACCTTTCTTGAGACAGACATCAATTCTTTCTTGAGTGAAGGTTTTGATCTTCTGAAGCAGACATGAAATTAACAGGAATTGTGtctgaggaggggaaaaaaaaaccccaaagtttaatttttttttctgaatccttTTGGAAGCTGtgatatgatttatttttttcccttcataacATGggttctttccttcttctcagtttccatttttttagtatttatacAAGAGAGTTGCTTTCTGCAGTAAGAATCAGAGGCATGTCTGTGCATCTTTGTCTGTGCCAGATACTCTCCGATTTTGCATTCCTGGGCCATGCCTGATCACCATCTCTGAAAGGTTGTTTGACTCCCTAGTTACTGATGGTGAAGCGGAGGAGTATCAGTGTAGGAAAACACTTTGCCAGGGAGGTAGAATGCATCTCAAATTagcagaactgcagaaattCCCGGAATGAAGAGAATTACACATTTTCCTCAAATTTGTTGAAGGCTTCCTAACTTGTCTGATGAATTCATAAGCTACATTTTAGAGAACTAAAGAAACTATTTCTTTCCCTCACTAGGTATTAGTATCATCCTTGGAGTTGCTGAGGGTGAATTTTTCATCCATGATGCTGAGATTCAGAAATCAGCCCTTCAGATCATCATCAATTGTGTATGCGGTCCAGATAATCGAATCTCCAGTATCGGCAAATTCATCTCTGGAACTCCTCGGCGAAAGCTTCCTCAGGTCCCCAAGAGCAGTGAGCACACATTAGCTAAGATGTGGAATGTGGTACAGTCCAACAACGGCATCAAAGTGCTGCTGTCATTGCTGTCTATAAAGATGCCGATCACAGATGCAGATCAGATTCGAGCACTAGCCTGCAAAGCCTTGGTGGGGCTCTCGCGCAGCAGTACTGTCCGGCAGATTATCAGCAAGCTCCCCCTCTTCAGCAGCTGTCAAATTCAGCAGCTGATGAAGGAGCCGGTGCTTCAGGATAAGCGCAGCGAGCATGTGAAGTTCTGCAAATACGCTGCTGAGCTGATAGAGCGTGTCTCGGGGAAGCCGTTGCTGATTGGCACAGATGTCTCTCTGGCTCggctgcagaaagcagatgtGGTGGCCCAGTCAAGGATCACGTTTCCTgagaaggagctgctgctcctgattCGGAACCATCTCATCTCTAAGGGCTTAGGAGAAACTGCATCTGTCCTTACTAAAGAGGCCGACCTACCCATGACTGCAGCATCTCATTCATCTGCCTTCACCCCTGTTGcggctgctgcctctcctgtgACCCTGCCTCGCACTCCTCGCATAGCTAACGGCATCTCAGCCCGTTTGAGTAGCCACACTTCTGTAGGTTCCACTGCCACCTCTGTCCATGCTCAGGCAAGGCCGTCTGCATCCCAAGGTCCACTTGCCCTTCCAGGCCCTTCTTACGCCAGCAATTCTCCTCTGATTGGCAGGATTAGCTTTGTCAGGGAGAGGCCATCTCCTTGCAACGGCAGAAAAATTAGAGTGTTGCGACAAAAATCGGACCATGGCGCTTACAGCCAGAGCCCAGCTATCAAAAAGCAGCTGGACAGAcaccttccttccccacccacgCTGGACAGTATAATCACAGAGTACCTTAGGGAGCAGCATGCCCGCTGCAAGAACCCTGTTGCCACCTGtccccctttctctctctttactCCCCACCAGTGTCCTGAGCCAAAACAGAGGCGCCAGGCGCCAACTAACTTTACCTCACGGCTGACCCGCAGGGCAGCCTTTCCGAAGTACGGAGGGGTGGATGGTGGCTGCTTTGATAGACACCTTATATTTAGCAGGTAAGGAAGACAAATGTTTCTTGATCCCTCTCAGGATGTACCGTGTGCCAAAAGGCCTTACCTGGATTCAGGCTCTGCAGTCCCACAGGAACGTTCTTGGAGAgaaaagtgttttaattaaacagtgACCAGTGGGAGAGCCTTGAAAGGCATTTTTGGAAGTTCTGTTTCTCTTGTCCTTAGTAGTGACCCTTGGAACATAAAGCACGCTTATTTTCAGTGTCATGTTAATTCATTAGCAACATTGACAAATGAAGCTCATAGCTCTTTTTATCCTTTGGAAGGTAATTGTGTAACACCAGTTTTACACAGGAGTGTAGTGTAGCCTTGAGGATAGCTGGCTGACAGATGCAGGACAGCAGAATCCATGTTTTGCTCTTGGAGCTGAATCTGCAGCACCAGAAGTTGCTAGCCTTTTTATGTGGCCTTTCTTTGCTGAGGTTAAATGGGAAGATGTGAAGTTTATAAAGATGACACGGATGAGAGCATCTTCACAGTGAAACCAGTATCACCTTGGGAAATTATGGTGACAGGTTATTTGGCTGATGTGCCATGACTTCTTGTGTTGAGTTTCACAACTGTTAGAAAATTTTTTACTATCTGTACTTACCCAGGTGACAGCATTACAGGTTTTCCATCAATCCAACTTTGAAGGCAGCCGCCAAGTGCTTCAACTTAATGATGTGCTGTAACAGAAGTACTTAACAGTGCAAAACAAACCCTGAAGCGTTGCAAACACTGTTGTAACATGCTCACTTGAGCACTAATCTTACAATTGACACTTAGCTTGTCCTAGAAGAAAGCTATAGGAAAGGTACCTACACGATTTTTTTAAGGACTGGATTTAGTGTCATCACACAGcacttcagttttgcttctctCATCTCTTTCGGGTGACCCTTGTATTTCTACCTTTTCTAGGTTCCGTCCAATTTCTGTGTTTAGGGAAGCAAATGAGGATGAGAGTGGCTTTACCTGTTGCGCGTTTTCTGCAAGGGAACGATTTTTAATGCTGGGTACTTGCACTGGGCAGTTGAAACTCTATAATGTGTTCAGTGGACAGGAAGAGGCCAGTTACAACTGCCATAACTCTGCCATCACGCACCTTGAGCCATCCAGGGTAAGTAATCAAAAACCTGTTCTGAGTTCTGGAAGTTTCACAGCCTAAGCCCTGGTATGTTTTGGGCCTGTCTGGGTATGTACATCTAAAATGCACCTACTGGCTGGCCTGCAATGCCTGTCATTAAAGTACTTGTAATAGTTACATACACTCTCTCTGCGAGTtctacaatttttattttcttcccaggaTAATAGAGAATATACACAGTGGCTGTGTGCCTTCATAAGTAATGAATATATAT
This genomic window contains:
- the DCAF1 gene encoding DDB1- and CUL4-associated factor 1 isoform X4, with product MTSGSGHVDSKAELTALLEQWEKEHGSGQDMVPILTRMSELIEKETEEYRKGDPDPFDDRHPGRADPECMLGHLLRILFKNDDFMNALVNAYVMTSREPPLNTAACRLLLDIMPGLETAVVFQEKEGIVENLFKWAREADQPLRTYATGLLGGAMENQDIAANYRDENSQLVALVLRRLRELQVTEMTTKQENKRPSPRKVPSDPLLPLDEEAVDMDYGEMAVDGEQEEVSADMDISFHLDSSHKTSSRVNSATKLDDGGLRKSKSGKQHERDGFRKAKQKLGFSASEPERMFVELSNSSWSEMSPWVIGTNYTLYPLTPAIEQRLILQYLTPLGEYQELLPIFMQLGSRELMMYYIDLKRTNDVLLTFEALKHLASLLLHNKFATEFVAHGGVQKLLEIPRPSMAATGVSMCLYYLSYNQDAMERVCMHPHNVLSDVVNYTLWLMECSHASGCCHATMFFSICFSFRAVLELFDRHDGLRRLVNLISTLEILNLEDQGALLSDDEIFASRQTGKHTCMALRRYFEAHLAIKLEQVKQSLQRTEGGILVHPQPPYKACSYTHEQIVEMMEFLIEYGPAQLYWEPAEVFLKLSCVQLMLQLISIACNWKTYYARNDTVRYALDVLAILTVVPKIQLQLAEPVDVLDEAGSTVSTVGISIILGVAEGEFFIHDAEIQKSALQIIINCVCGPDNRISSIGKFISGTPRRKLPQVPKSSEHTLAKMWNVVQSNNGIKVLLSLLSIKMPITDADQIRALACKALVGLSRSSTVRQIISKLPLFSSCQIQQLMKEPVLQDKRSEHVKFCKYAAELIERVSGKPLLIGTDVSLARLQKADVVAQSRITFPEKELLLLIRNHLISKGLGETASVLTKEADLPMTAASHSSAFTPVAAAASPVTLPRTPRIANGISARLSSHTSVGSTATSVHAQARPSASQGPLALPGPSYASNSPLIGRISFVRERPSPCNGRKIRVLRQKSDHGAYSQSPAIKKQLDRHLPSPPTLDSIITEYLREQHARCKNPVATCPPFSLFTPHQCPEPKQRRQAPTNFTSRLTRRAAFPKYGGVDGGCFDRHLIFSRFRPISVFREANEDESGFTCCAFSARERFLMLGTCTGQLKLYNVFSGQEEASYNCHNSAITHLEPSRDGSLLLTSATWSQPLSALWGMKSVFDMKHSFPDDHYVEFSKHSQDRVIGTKGDIAHILPTTTRRTVPPLTLLMTLS
- the DCAF1 gene encoding DDB1- and CUL4-associated factor 1 isoform X3 produces the protein MTSGSGHVDSKAELTALLEQWEKEHGSGQDMVPILTRMSELIEKETEEYRKGDPDPFDDRHPGRADPECMLGHLLRILFKNDDFMNALVNAYVMTSREPPLNTAACRLLLDIMPGLETAVVFQEKEGIVENLFKWAREADQPLRTYATGLLGGAMENQDIAANYRDENSQLVALVLRRLRELQVTEMTTKQENKRPSPRKVPSDPLLPLDEEAVDMDYGEMAVDGEQEEVSADMDISFHLDSSHKTSSRVNSATKLDDGGLRKSKSGKQHERDGFRKAKQKLGFSASEPERMFVELSNSSWSEMSPWVIGTNYTLYPLTPAIEQRLILQYLTPLGEYQELLPIFMQLGSRELMMYYIDLKRTNDVLLTFEALKHLASLLLHNKFATEFVAHGGVQKLLEIPRPSMAATGVSMCLYYLSYNQDAMERVCMHPHNVLSDVVNYTLWLMECSHASGCCHATMFFSICFSFRAVLELFDRHDGLRRLVNLISTLEILNLEDQGALLSDDEIFASRQTGKHTCMALRRYFEAHLAIKLEQVKQSLQRTEGGILVHPQPPYKACSYTHEQIVEMMEFLIEYGPAQLYWEPAEVFLKLSCVQLMLQLISIACNWKTYYARNDTVRYALDVLAILTVVPKIQLQLAEPVDVLDEAGSTVSTVGISIILGVAEGEFFIHDAEIQKSALQIIINCVCGPDNRISSIGKFISGTPRRKLPQVPKSSEHTLAKMWNVVQSNNGIKVLLSLLSIKMPITDADQIRALACKALVGLSRSSTVRQIISKLPLFSSCQIQQLMKEPVLQDKRSEHVKFCKYAAELIERVSGKPLLIGTDVSLARLQKADVVAQSRITFPEKELLLLIRNHLISKGLGETASVLTKEADLPMTAASHSSAFTPVAAAASPVTLPRTPRIANGISARLSSHTSVGSTATSVHAQARPSASQGPLALPGPSYASNSPLIGRISFVRERPSPCNGRKIRVLRQKSDHGAYSQSPAIKKQLDRHLPSPPTLDSIITEYLREQHARCKNPVATCPPFSLFTPHQCPEPKQRRQAPTNFTSRLTRRAAFPKYGGVDGGCFDRHLIFSRFRPISVFREANEDESGFTCCAFSARERFLMLGTCTGQLKLYNVFSGQEEASYNCHNSAITHLEPSRDGSLLLTSATWSQPLSALWGMKSVFDMKHSFPDDHYVEFSKHSQDRVIGTKGDIAHIYDIQTGNKLLTLFNPDLANNYKKNCATFNPTDDLVLNDGVLWDVRSAQAIHKFDKFNMTISGVFHPNGLEVIVNTEIWDLRTFHLLHTVPALDQCRVVFNYTGTVMYGAMLQADDEDDLLEERMRSPFGSSFRTFNATDYKPIATIDVKRNIFDLCTDSKDCYLAVIENQGSMDAMNMDTVCRLYEVGRQRLAEDEEDEEEDQN